From the genome of Persephonella atlantica:
ACTACCATAAAAATGGTATTAAACAGGACAAAAGAATTTATAGAATTTACAGGTGGCAAATGGTATGCAGATAAAAGAATTTATAGAGAAAGAAGTAAAACCGAAAGTGCAAAGCCTTTTAGTGAACTGGAACTAAAGCAGATTTTTAATCATCTAAAAACTACAAATAAAGTATATTACTATCTTGCTTTAACTCTATATGGTTTTGGATTAAGGGTATCAGAAGCTGTTGGGCTTCTACCTGATGATATTATAGAAAAAGAAGGACAAATATTTGTTAGAGTTAGACCAGAGATTTCTAAATTCTCAAAATCAAGGGAAGCTCCTTTAATCCTGAAAGGAGAATATAGAGATAACTTTATAGATTTTATAGTAAAGAGAAAGCATCCAAAACTGAAAGATAAAACCTTATTTACTTACTATAATGATGTGCAAAAAAGGATAATAACTATTGATAGACATAATGTCAAAAGCTATTTTCACAAGCTTTCAAAAGAACTTGGAATAAACATCACAGCTCACAGATTTAGAGATACTTATATAAGCTATATGGTTGCAAAAGGCATAAAGCCTTTAACTGTTGCCAAATGGGTAGGACATAAAGATATAAATACTACTCTTAGATACTATACAAAACTAACTACTAAAGATGAATTGGAAGAATTGCAAAAGATTTGAATTATTTAAGAGGTAATAAAGTTGATAAATGAAAAAGAGCTTATGAAAGAAATAGAAAATGATGAATGGCTTTCCCTAAATAATATAGAAGAGGAAAAGAAAAAACTAAAAAAGGTTGTAAAGGAAGTTGAAGAGGAAAAGTTAGTGAAGAAAGCACTGGATAAACTATTTGGTATATTAAAAACAGAAAAATCTTTGGATGAACTTAGAGAGGAAATATATAGAGAAATCAATGGTAAACGAATAAAATATGATAAGGAAAACGATATACTTACTATAAAGTTATCTGACAAAAAACCTATAGAAAGTGAACATTTAATAGAGCAAGGTATCGTTGTTGATTACGATGAAAATGATAATATCATAGGATTGGAAATTTTTGACTGGAGCGAAAGAAAAGGTAAGGATAATACAAAATAAGACGATTGAGAAGTAATAATCAGGAAATGGCAAGATTGAAAAGGATAGAGCTTATAGCAAACTATTTGCAAGTTATAAAAAATCTAAAATACATAGAAGGTATAGAAATCATAGATATTCCTGACAATGTGGAAGCAGATATTGGTATAAGAATAAAACCAAAAGAAGGATGTTCATGGCAATATATTTTAAATCAGCTGAACAATATTGAATGGGAATTGTATAAAAAGAAGGAGAACTGTTAGCAGTATATAAAGAATTTGAAGAGCATGAGTAAAATTTTATTCATAATTGCTGGTGCAAATGGAAGTGGTAAGACCACATTTGCTAAAGAATTTTGCAAAGTAAATAATCTTGAATTCATAAATACAGACGAAATTGCACAAATTTGTAATAATCAAATTAAAGCTGGAAAAATATTCTTAAAAACAGTAAAAGAAAAGCTAAATCAGGATAATTCTTTTGTTATAGAAACAACCTTGTCTGGAAAATATATCAGATCCTTTATTACCGAGGCTAAATCAAAAGGTTTTAAAGTAAAGTTAATATATATCTTTTTAGATAACGTTAAAGAAAACATATTGCGAGTGAAACATAGAGTTTTAAACGGTGGACATAACGTTAATGAAAAAGATATAGTCAGGAGATACTTTAGAAGTAGAAGGATGTTTTTGGAGATGAAGGACAATATTGACAGCTGGAGTTTAATATTTAATGGAGAAGGAAATTTTATTTTGGTCGCAAAAGATAACCAGATTTATTTAGAAGATCTATATAAGAGATTTCAGGAGGATTTAAATGAACTTTAAACTTGATGATAAATTAGAATTTCAAATTTTGATGATAGGAAGCAAAGCCGTAAGAAAGGCTCAAAAAGATAGCTTAAAGAAAGGAATACCTAATGTTTACTGTAAAGATGGTGTTTTATACTTTCAGTTTCCCGATGGGACCATAACAACAGAAATACCAGGAATTTATAAGAAAATGGAAGAAAGTCAGTATGTAGAGTTTTTTGACGAAATAAATAATATTTCTGAAATAGAAGAGTTTAAATTAATAGAGCCTCCAGATGGAGTAGAGGTTGATATCTCATTAAAAATAAAACTAAAACCTGATGTTAACAGGTGGAAGGCTCAGGAGAAAATACAGAATTTAAGATGGAAATACAGCAAGTTAGATAATCCAATAACCTTATATATTGAGTTTGAGCAGTAAAAGATGAATTTAGATACACAGGAACTATTGAGAAGATATAAGATAGATATTGAACATATAAATCTGGAAGATACCTTTGACCTTGAGAATATGTTTTATAAAAGAAAAGAATTAATTAAAAGGTTTAATACATTAACCTTGAAAGAATTATCTGAATTTTTAAAATTAGAAAAAGAAATAACAAAGCATATTCCAGAAATTAAAAGGAGATATAGCCTTTTTTACGAAAAAGTCATTAAACCAGCAACCAAAGAACTGCAAGGAAAAATAGAATATTTTAGAGAAATATTATCTTCTACAAAGAGATAATAATAATGAGGAACATTGATTTAATCATCAAACTTTTAAATGAAATATCAAAAATAAATGAAATCGAAAATATTGAACTTATCAATATTCCTGAAGATGTAGATGCTTATATTGGTTTAAAAATAAAACCTAAAAACATCAAATACAGATTATAGAAAAGCTCAATGATTTGGAATGGGAAATTTATGATAGATCAGGAGTGTTGCCAACTATTTATTGGGAGTTTGGGAATAGAGATAAATATAAATAAGGCTTTAAGGAAGTTTTTATTTTAACAAAATAAAATAGATGATAAGATTTATACAATAATTTAGGGGGATGCTTTCATTTGATTATGTAGTAATAACTATATCCTAAATAATAATTACTAGGAGAAATATAATGTATTCGCCAGAACAAATATGTGACGCAGTCAAAAATTTAGAAAAAAATTTAATAGAACTGAAAAAAACTCCAAACCTCCCTTACAACGCTACACATACCGGTTATACTCTAAAGCAAGCTATAGATATAATTGAAGAAATAATAATTTTACTAAAACAAGCCTGCGAAGATAAACTAATTGAGGTCATTGGTATTAATAATATAAAACCTATAATTGACAACTTAAATCTGTTAAATTCAAATCTTCAGAGGAAGGATTACACCAATATAATATCTGCTATAGTTATTCTTTATCCTCTTATAAAGTACCTAAACTTGGATCTATACCTCAAAAATATACCTGTCTATCAGAAAAAACTTAAGCAACTTGAAGAACTGAGAAACCAGTACGAAGAAACACTGAAAACTCTTAAAAGCAGTGAAGAAGAGTATAAAAAGCATCTGAAAACCTTAGAAAGTGCCTTACCCCAAGTAGAAAAGATTGAAAAGATTTACGAGGAAATAGACGAACTAAATGATAAAAGAGAGCTTTTTTTAAAAAACTCAGACTTTATAGAAGAAACAAAAAATGAAATAAACCTTTTAAAGCAGAAGATTTCGAGTGAAAAAGAAGAATTAATAAAAACAAAAACAGAAATAGAAAAATTACGAGAGGAATTAGAACTCCTACTTGAAGAAAGCACTACAGATTTTTCAAAATTAAAAGAAGATTACGAAACTTCAATGAAAGAAAAATCAGCAGAGTTAGAAAAATTGATAAATAAAGCAAAGCAAACTTTAGAATGGACTGAAGCCTCTGCCTTAAAAACAGCGTTTGAGAAAAGAGCAAAGAAATTAGAAGAAGAAGCATCAAAAAGATATAAACACTTTATACGGGCATCTCTTGCAATAACAGCTATAGCTTTAGTGGTAATATTTGGTGGAGAATTTCTTTTTAATGAGAATAGCTGGCTGTTTACAATAGCCAGAATAACCATATTAATACCTGCTTTTTTTGTCGGCTATGGATTGTGGAGAAGCTGGCAGCAAACCAAACTTCTTGCGGATGAATATAACAACAAGAAAATCTTAGCAGAGAATTTAATGATAGGAGCTAACACTTTAAAAGAAAGATTAGAAGTTGACGGAGACGAAACTAAGGAAAAATTCTTACATCCAACAATTGTAAAACTTTTAGAAGATCCTATTGAGAAAATATACAAGTTATCTATAGAAAGTGAAAGGAATAGTCTACTTAAAAAATTTTTACCATTAAAAAAAGGAATGAAAGATATAGAAAAAAATGATGAAGATTAATTAAAAGTTTTCAAATAACTTTTGATGTTAGGATTTAGGCTGTGGTAAATTTTTCACAGTTATTTAGACACTCCCTTTAAGTATCCTCGGCTCTATAATTTTAGTATAGTTTTTGTAAAATTCGTCATTTTCTAACTTATAGTTTTCAATAAGGTACTTTTTTAACTCAAAAGCTACAGGCATTATACCCAATGGAGGTACTGCATTGCCTATTTGTTTCCTAACTTCTCCTATAGGTCCTTCAAATATAAAATCATCTGGGAAAGTTTGGAGTCTGGCTCGCTCTCTATTTGTAAGAGACCTCGGTTCTTCATAATGATATCCCCAGGTTCCGCCTCCTCCATTTGCAATAATAGTTGGCGACGGTTTTTTTCTATGAAGTTTCCTATAAATATTGCTCATTAAGCCTTTAACAGCATACTCTGGAGGTAAATCTTGGTAATTTCCTCCTTCTGGAATTCTTTTTAGCATTTCTATAGTTCTTGGCTTCAGTTTTTGGATCTCGTTGTTGAAAGGAACTTCTTCAACAGGTTTGTCGTAGTAAAGAACTTTTCCTTCTAAAACTTCTCCTGAAGATATGTAATTAGAAGAATCTTCAATTAAAGGTTTAGGTTTTTTAAAAGGAACCCCTACTGCTTTATACACATCTTTCCTTATTCCTATTATAAGAACTCTCTCACGAATTTGGGGAACACCATACTCAACAAATTTATATAAATCTACAAAAACAACATAATCTCTGCTGTGATTAATTTCTTCATAGGTAAATAAAGGTAGGTTATTGTCCCATGCATTTACTTCTTCTTCTGTAAAAGATTCAAAATCCACATCAAGGTTTACATCAGATAAATACTCAAAGTCATGTTTTATGATTTTTATAGCCAACCCTTTGTTAGCACTTAATATGCCTTTTACATTTTCAGCAACAAAAACTTTTGGTTGTTTGGCTTTAACGACTCTTAGAAACTCTTTATACAGCTTTCCTCTCTTTGCTTGTATTCCTTTTCTTGTTTTTCCTCCTAATACTGAAAAATCTTGGCATGGGAACCCCCCAATTACTACATCACAACTTGGTATTTCATCTGAAGATATTTCACTTATATCACCTAAAACTATCTCCGTTTCAGGGAAATTCTTCTTGAAAGTTTCTACAGCCCACTTATCTATATCATTAGCCCAGATGATGTTATATCCAGCCATTTCAAATCCTAAATCCATGCCTCCAGCCCCAGAGAACAAAGAAACTACTTTTGGTTTGTACATGAACCCTCCTTTGTCCATGCAGACAATGAATAATTCTAAAAAATAATATAACATCAATTACATGCAGAATACAATATTAAATTTTGACTGGGAAAATACAGCTTCTCTTTTAGTTGACGAAATTAATCGAAAAGCTCAGATTTTAGGTGCTAATTACAAAGATATAAGCGATGTTCTCAATGTAGATTCTGCATATATACATAAAGTTTTAAATAAAAAAAAGGATTTATCCCTAAAAACCTTTATAAGGATTTGTTTTGCCTTAGTTGAAATAAATAAAAGCAGAAATGAACCTATACCACCAGAAGAGCTGCTGCCCAGCTCGATTTTGAAGGAAGTGGGTCTGTAATGC
Proteins encoded in this window:
- a CDS encoding tyrosine-type recombinase/integrase gives rise to the protein MIELENSIKDKINSYLTKLKKSGLSDKSIDTYSNLLKHFEIWAEDYGLLSDNLVIMEADIEKFIDYLKSKNLSPTTIKMVLNRTKEFIEFTGGKWYADKRIYRERSKTESAKPFSELELKQIFNHLKTTNKVYYYLALTLYGFGLRVSEAVGLLPDDIIEKEGQIFVRVRPEISKFSKSREAPLILKGEYRDNFIDFIVKRKHPKLKDKTLFTYYNDVQKRIITIDRHNVKSYFHKLSKELGINITAHRFRDTYISYMVAKGIKPLTVAKWVGHKDINTTLRYYTKLTTKDELEELQKI
- a CDS encoding AAA family ATPase, which gives rise to MSKILFIIAGANGSGKTTFAKEFCKVNNLEFINTDEIAQICNNQIKAGKIFLKTVKEKLNQDNSFVIETTLSGKYIRSFITEAKSKGFKVKLIYIFLDNVKENILRVKHRVLNGGHNVNEKDIVRRYFRSRRMFLEMKDNIDSWSLIFNGEGNFILVAKDNQIYLEDLYKRFQEDLNEL
- a CDS encoding DNA cytosine methyltransferase, whose protein sequence is MYKPKVVSLFSGAGGMDLGFEMAGYNIIWANDIDKWAVETFKKNFPETEIVLGDISEISSDEIPSCDVVIGGFPCQDFSVLGGKTRKGIQAKRGKLYKEFLRVVKAKQPKVFVAENVKGILSANKGLAIKIIKHDFEYLSDVNLDVDFESFTEEEVNAWDNNLPLFTYEEINHSRDYVVFVDLYKFVEYGVPQIRERVLIIGIRKDVYKAVGVPFKKPKPLIEDSSNYISSGEVLEGKVLYYDKPVEEVPFNNEIQKLKPRTIEMLKRIPEGGNYQDLPPEYAVKGLMSNIYRKLHRKKPSPTIIANGGGGTWGYHYEEPRSLTNRERARLQTFPDDFIFEGPIGEVRKQIGNAVPPLGIMPVAFELKKYLIENYKLENDEFYKNYTKIIEPRILKGSV
- a CDS encoding DUF2283 domain-containing protein translates to MINEKELMKEIENDEWLSLNNIEEEKKKLKKVVKEVEEEKLVKKALDKLFGILKTEKSLDELREEIYREINGKRIKYDKENDILTIKLSDKKPIESEHLIEQGIVVDYDENDNIIGLEIFDWSERKGKDNTK